The genomic window GCAGCGTTGCTGCTGAGATCATTTTGCAGTTCGGTTAGCGTGGGAGCGCTGCCCAGCGCACTGCGCAAGGTGCTGGAGAGCGGCGTGGCGTACTGCGTGGTGGACAGCACCTCGCCAGCACCGTTGTAGCTGGTGGTGGTGACATTACCAGCCGGGTCGATGGTGGCCACCACCTCGCCTGCCGCGTTGTAGATCGACGTGGTGATGCGGTCGTTGGCGGTGCTGGCCGGGATCGGCAGGCTCGCCGGATAGCTGCTGGTCAGCGCGCCGTTGCTGAGCCAACCACTCAATGTCGACGACGCGATGGGTGTGGCGTACTGGGTGGTGCTGAGCACATGGCCATCGGCATCGTAGGTGTAAGCGGTGACGTGGCCGGCACCATCGACCGTGCCCGTTACCTCACCATCAGCGTTATAGAACGTATACGTGACGTTGCCATCTGGATCGATCGCAGCAATCTGCTCGCCATCGGCGTTATACAGGTAGCTACTGACCTCGCTGGTTTGCTCCGTCCCCGACTGCGTGCTGCTAACGAGCAACCCGGCGCTGTTGCGCACCTGGGTCGTGGTGAGTCCGTTGGCCTGGGTGATGGCAATCGTGTTGGCACTGTCGGTGTAGACATAGCTGGTGACGTTGCCAAGCGGATCCGTCTTGCTGATCACCCGGCCCAGTCCGTCGTAGGCGTAGCTGGTCGTTTGCAACGTCGTGAAGTCTGCGCCCGTTTCCGTGCTGGTTTGCAGCAACTGGCCTTGGGCACTGTAGGTGGTCGTGGTGATCACCGTGCCGGCATCGACCACGCCCACACCGCTGCTGTTAACCGTGTCGTACTGCGTTTGGGTGGCCAGCTGACCGCGTGCATCGTAGGTGTAGTCGGTGCGCGTGCTCTGGCTGAGCGTGCTCTGCACCGCGCCGCTCTGCACCCACGCCTGCAGCTCGGCCAGGGTCGGTGGGCTGCTGGGGCTATTGCTGTTGCTGCTCGTGCTGTAGGTAGCACCGAGGTACTGACGACTGGTGGTCAACTCGCTCAGCCCGTTGACCGTGATGTAGTCGTTCTCGCTGACGTTGCCCAGCGGATCGACGGTGTACGCCAGTTGATCGTTGGCGGTGTAGACGTAATAGGTCGTCTGCGCGCCGCTGGGCGCGACATACCCGCTCTGCCCCACTTCGCCTTGCGCCGGCACCGTGTACGTGGTCTTGCTGGTGACCTGGTCGTTGGCGTTATACGTGTAGCTGACCGTGTTGCCCGCGCCGTCTTCGACACTCAACAGGTTGCCGTTGGCGTCGTAGCTGTAACTCGTCACCGCCCCATCCGGATCGGTGCTGGTCAGCAGGTTGCCGCTGGTGTCGTAGGTATAGGTGGTGGTGGGCGATACGCCGTTGACGGCCGGGGCGATCACCGAGGTCAGTTCGCCCGCGGCGTTCGTCTGGTATTGGGTGACGTTGCCCAGGCCGTCGGTGACGGTGGTGCTGTCGGTGCCGTAGCTCAGGGTGACGCTTTGCGCCGCCGCACCGCTGCCGGTGGTGACACCGGTCACCTGGTACACGCCTTGCGCATCCTCGGTGTAGGTGTAGCTGACCGTGGTGCCGTCGCTCTGTGTCACTGACGCCACCAGGTCCGTGGTGCCCTGGTAGGTGTAGGTGGTGGTGTAACTGGCCGTGGTGCTGTCGGTATCGGAGCCCAGGCTGGTGGTGACCGTACTGAGGCGGCCCTGGCTGTCGTAGCCGTAGGTGACGGCTTGGCGCGTCACGGCACTCGTCTGGCCCGGCGGCACTTCCTGGATCGACAGGCTGATCAGCTGGTTGCTGGTGTTGTAGCCGAAGATCAGGGTGTCGCCGTCACCGGCCACGATCTGGCTGAGCTGGCCGTTGCTGTAGCTGAAGCTGTAGCTCGCGCCGGTGGCCGTATCGGTCAACGCGGTGAGCTGGCCGTTGGCGTTGTAGGTTTCCTGTTGGCTGTCGGCCGCGTCGGTCCAGGTCCAGCTGGCGCTGGTGGCGTTATAGCTCAGGGTGTCGACCGCCCCGCTCTGGTCGGTGCTGACGTACTCGCCCAGCGTGGCGTTGTAGGTGTAGACGACGCTGGAGCCATCATCATCGGTGCGCGTGATGGTGCTGCCGGCGGTGTTGACGGTGCCGGTCAGGCCGTTGAGGTTGCGGCTGAAGCCGTAGCTCCAGCCGTTGCCGCTCAGCTGGCCCAGGCTGTTGTAGGTGCGCAGTACGTTGAGCGGCAGGCCGTCGAACAAGAGGCCTTCGTCGGCGCTTTGCAGCACCAGGTTGCCGGTGGCCGTGTTGACGTAGCTGCTGTTGGCCGCCTGCCCCAGTTGTGGTGACCCGCCTTGCGTTTGGCCCAGTTGTGTCAGTGAGGTGTTGCCAAGACCCAGACCGTTACCACTGATCACTGCGACCATCGTCCCGCTCCCGAATACAGGGCATGCCACCACGGCAGCCCCTCCTAGGAGTACTAATCTGGGATTTTCAGAAAAAGTTTAGGGGTAGAAGCCATTTTTTGATTTATATCGATATGAATCACTACCTTCATAGGACTGACGTCATGTCAACGAAGCTTAGCGTCGCCGCCTAACATTCCGTCATCACCCGCTCGCGTAAGCGACATCGCAAGTTCTCAAGCGCACGCTTGTGCAACTGGGAAATGCGCCCTTTGGTCACGCCCAATTGCTCGGCAATGTCCACGAAGGAAAGTTGGTGGTAATAATGCAAGACCACGATGGCGCGCTCGCGCTCGGCAAGCTGATCGAGACTTTCCGACACGGCAGCGCTCAGCTCCGCCTTTTCCAATGCTGCATAGGCATCGGCAGATTGCATATGGCTGGGCATCGACTGCATGTCCAGCAAGAAGCCGATACCTAACCCTACGGTGGTGGCAATAAATGCTTCGAGCGGGTCTTCATAACCCTCTTCGTGAAGAGATTCCGCGCGATCCTTCGCCAACGCCGATCGATGAGCCGCATCGTAGCCCAGCTCCAGATGCACATTGCGCAATACACGCAGGCCGTCGAACACGGCACCGCGCACGCGAAGCCGTGCAAAGGGCTGAAAAGCCACACCGCGGTCCGGATCAAAACGTTCGATTGCTTCCATCAGGCCCATCAACGCGTTCTGCACGCAATCATGCCAGGCGTCACGCATCAGGTAGACACGCATGAAAACGTCGCGCGCAACCTGTCTTGCCCACGGCGAGTAATGAACGATCAACGCGTCGCGAACGTCAGGAGTTCGCGCCTGACGCCAGCGTAGCCACAAGACTTGCTCGTCGCTATCCACGTTGACGATGCCTGCAATCAGGTGTGATACCCGCTCAACAAGGCCTGTGCCAACAGGGTCCAGCCATTGATGAGCAGGAACAGCAGGATTTTCAGCGGCAGGCTGATCGTGGTCGGCGGCAACATGATCATACCTAGCGCCATCAAGATGGCCGCCACGACCAGGTCGATCAGCAAAAATGGCAGAAAGATCACGAACCCGATCTGAAATGCGGTTCGCAATTCGCTCAACATGAATGCCGGGATCAGTTGCAATGCACCGATGTCCTCCACGGACTTCGGGGTCGGCACCTTGGCCATGCGCACGACAGCAAGCAAGTCGTCTTCGCGTGTCTGCCGGATCATAAAGAGCTTGAATGGCTCGAAAGCGCGGGACATCGCAGTCTGTATCGGTATTTCATTGTGCAGATAAGGATCCAGACCCGCCTGCTTCGCGCTCTGGAATACCGGACTCATAGAAAACAGCGTCAAAAACATCGCCAACGTCAGCAATACGCTATTGGGCGGTGTCTGCTGCAATCCTAATGCGCTGCGCACCAGCGAAAGCACCACGACGATGCGCGTGAACGATGTCAGCGCTATCACCATCAAGGGAATGAACGAGAGCAGTGATAACAGGAGGAACGAACGCAGGATGGGCGAATAATCCTCGCTGGACGCACGCGCAATCGCGTCTTGAAACGGATCGGCACACCACCCTGAAACGGGCAGCAATAACCCCATAAGCAACAGCAGCGGCAGCAAGACCTTGCCAGACTTCATGGCGCACCCTCGCCTTGCTGATCCGGATCGATACGGGTGATCGCAGCCTGCGCACCACGACTACTTTCAACAATCATGTAGGTGTGGCTGCCATAGCTCACCACATAAGCCGTGGTCGTCATGCTCAAGCGACGCGAACCGCGCAGTTGAATGAGCTCTTGCGACGGCGTGTTGCGTGCAACCATCGGCAATGAGAGCCACCCGCGTCGACGGATGAAGATCAGTACGAAGACAAGCAGGGTTATCAGGCACAGAGTAACCAACAACGCAGTCGCGAAGGTTCCCGCCGATACCGGCGCATCAGTGCGATAAGGGATAGCCGGCGCCATTAATGCGGCCCGGAGAAGATTTCGTCTGCCATCCATTCTGAGGAATCGCAAGCTCACAGGATCTCGGTAATCTTCAGGCCAAAGCAATCACCCGCGGCAATCAATTGCCCCCGCGCAATGGGCTTACCGTCCAACTGCAAGGTCACCGGTGCATCGAGATCAGTATCCAAGGCTACCGTGTCACCCTTGGTCAGCCCGAAGAGCTTTTCGACATTGAGTTCTGCAGCGCCCAACACGACATTAAGCCGCACATTGACGTGGCCCAGCATGGCCAGATTGCGCCGA from Dyella caseinilytica includes these protein-coding regions:
- a CDS encoding sigma-70 family RNA polymerase sigma factor, whose translation is MDSDEQVLWLRWRQARTPDVRDALIVHYSPWARQVARDVFMRVYLMRDAWHDCVQNALMGLMEAIERFDPDRGVAFQPFARLRVRGAVFDGLRVLRNVHLELGYDAAHRSALAKDRAESLHEEGYEDPLEAFIATTVGLGIGFLLDMQSMPSHMQSADAYAALEKAELSAAVSESLDQLAERERAIVVLHYYHQLSFVDIAEQLGVTKGRISQLHKRALENLRCRLRERVMTEC
- a CDS encoding FliM/FliN family flagellar motor switch protein, yielding MNEIVVAPIQLEEAAYEPTGGDPLIRRNLAMLGHVNVRLNVVLGAAELNVEKLFGLTKGDTVALDTDLDAPVTLQLDGKPIARGQLIAAGDCFGLKITEIL
- the fliP gene encoding flagellar type III secretion system pore protein FliP (The bacterial flagellar biogenesis protein FliP forms a type III secretion system (T3SS)-type pore required for flagellar assembly.) encodes the protein MKSGKVLLPLLLLMGLLLPVSGWCADPFQDAIARASSEDYSPILRSFLLLSLLSFIPLMVIALTSFTRIVVVLSLVRSALGLQQTPPNSVLLTLAMFLTLFSMSPVFQSAKQAGLDPYLHNEIPIQTAMSRAFEPFKLFMIRQTREDDLLAVVRMAKVPTPKSVEDIGALQLIPAFMLSELRTAFQIGFVIFLPFLLIDLVVAAILMALGMIMLPPTTISLPLKILLFLLINGWTLLAQALLSGYHT